The genomic window AGTGCCGACGCAGTCTTTTAATTGATCAGCGTAGCTGTCTAGTTTAACCTGGTCAACATGAGTGGTTTCGTTACAAGGTTGATCGAGCCTGTCAGCAATCTCATTAGCAAGGCATTTTGCCTTCTTGTTCTTGGTAAGGGCTGGGATGTCCAGGAATAGTGTCCTGTAAGCATTGATGTTCTTGAAGAGTTCGTGTTTTTCATCTGCAAATATACAAGAGACTTGCATGGATTAATTATCTGTTTAATGCAATGGAAACTAATCTATTTAGACATGATAATTCATTAATAACATGGCATAATTGCTAGATTGCAGATCATATAAAAACAACAGAGAAAAAGATTTATAATCTAACAACACTTCAATGCAAGCTGATCGTTTAAGAAAACCACAAACAGATATCAagggagatagagagagaggagtACCGCCACAGCTCAGTACTGcagaagaaaacaagaagatgGCTTGAAAAAGCACAAAGAGGCAGATGTTAACTTGGAGAGAGGCCATAGCTAACAAGTTTAATTGCCCTTCTGAATATTACAGCACAAAGAATTCTTAAGAAGATCGAAGAAGAGAAGATGCtgcaattaatttatatagtgttagCTTCTTTATACTTGAATATTTATTCTTTCCTTGTTTGATTGTGCTTGCATTTTTCTTGAATGTGAAGGCTGCTGCCAGATTCTCCTTTATGTCTCTGTTACACAAAGGAACTGTAGATACCAAACCATGCTTTACAAAAGCATTTGGTTTGGCTTCTATCAGGTTATACAGAAACCAAAAGGTTCTGCTCATAAAAAATTCTTGCTATGCATTTCTTGAGTTCCctcagcaataaaaaaaagtgaaattttGAGCTCAAAGATTTATGctctccttttttcttcattgccttcttcttctcctcctgcAACTACCAATGTCAATGATACTACTTGATACAGAGAAAGGAAGAAGTAAatctaaggaaagaaaagaaatcaaacaatttgGACGATACAAAAAGCTTATTCAAGAAACAGATTAAAacacagaaaagaaaacacGAAGGAAAAGGAAGCAGAAAGAGGCAGAGAAGctgcagaaaaaaaaagcatttctCAGAATTTGAGTTAGGCGAGGGGGAATCAATGGACAGCTCAGTACAAAACCTCTCCGAATCCAATGACAGTTTCAAGATTTTGtgtcaaattcaaatttcaaggttttaatttacttaataaattttgatgattatAAAAGTTTCAAGGATAT from Populus trichocarpa isolate Nisqually-1 chromosome 5, P.trichocarpa_v4.1, whole genome shotgun sequence includes these protein-coding regions:
- the LOC18098794 gene encoding uncharacterized GPI-anchored protein At3g06035; this encodes MASLQVNICLFVLFQAIFLFSSAVLSCGDEKHELFKNINAYRTLFLDIPALTKNKKAKCLANEIADRLDQPCNETTHVDQVKLDSYADQLKDCVGTNHATDAVVMPVCAPADEVEAVPLLHNYTRTQYKKYIKDSSYTGAGVGSNDYWMVVVLNRNTSTWSSSAGTNGLVSGAGAVSMFLGILFYLVL